The segment CCGCCGCGCGACCTCCTGCCATGCGGCGATGCGCTCGGTGGCCATCAGCCGCTCGGTGGTGGCCTTCAGCTCGGACGTCATGTGGTTGAACGTCCGGACCAGCTCGCCCACCTCGCCCGAGGCCCGCGCGGCCACCTGGACGTCCAGCGCGCCCTCCGCCACGCGGCGGGCGCCGGAGGTGAGGGCCTCCACCGGCCGCGTCATCCACCGGGAGACCAGCAGGCCCAGCAGCGCCGCGAAGGCGAGGCCCAGCCCCGCCAGCAGGAGGAACGCGCGCATGACGCCTTCTTCCGCCTCCCGGGCGGCGGCGCGGCTGAAGGTCAATCGCACGGAGGCCGTGTCGCCCAGGGGTAGCACGCGCTCCACCGTGGGCGGGGCCGCGCTGCCCGCGTGCGCGACCGTCGCCGCGCCGGACAGCAGCGTCACGTCCGCCTGCGTGAGCCGCGCCAGGTGCTGCGCGAGGCCGTCATCCAGCACCACGCCGCCCACGGCCCAGAGGCGCACGTCGCCGTAGTCCACGGGCCGCGCGGTGACGAGCGCGGGCACCTGCCTGAGGCCCGCGTTGCCTCGCACGTCCACACGCACCGGCACGGGTTTGGGGGACTTCTCCTTCGTCACGGCGAACAGCACGGCGTCCGGGTCGCCGCGCCGGGCGGGCAGGTGGCCAGAAGAGAGCACCGTGCCGTTGCGATCAAACAGCGTGAGCACCGTGAGGCCGCGGCTCTTCATCAGTCCTTCGGCGGTGCCGGCCTGGATGGCGCGCAGGGGGCGGTCGCGCGCCTCGCGCACCAGGTCCTCCATGGCGGGGCTCTCCACCAGCTCCTCCACGGCGCGGCGCGCGTTGGAGGCGGAGCGCTCCAGGGACTCCTGCGCGGAGGCGGTGGCGGCCGTCATGCGCGCGTCCAGCTCACGCGACAGTGTGTCGCGCAGGCGCGTCAGCGTCAGGGGAACCACCACCGCCAACGGCACCAGCGCGAGCAGGGCGAAGGCGAGCGCGAGCCGGGTCCTCAGGCGCATGCGGCGTCTTCCTTCGTCTCAGCGCGGCTCACGGTCGGCCCCCACCACCCGATGCTTCGACAGGCGACAGCCACGCGCCCTCCAGCACGGGCAGGCCCTGCGCATCCAGCGCGAGCCCCGACACCTCCGGGGCCGCGCGCAGTCCCAGCCCTTGCGCGTACAGCGGGATGAGCGGCACGGAGGCCGCCAGCGCCAGGGCCCGCTCCCGGCTGCGCGCATCCCGGGCTCCGGCCTCCGCGAGCGCGCCGATGGACGGCAGCTCCACCCCGAGCAGGTCGCGGCGTCCGCCCGCCTCCAACACCACGGCCAGCGCGGGGCCAGGGATGGGCGGCAGCAGCAAGGCGCTCAGCATCAACTCGAAGTCGCCCTTCGCCTGACGGGCGCGCAGGGCCGCGCGCGACTGCGGCTCCAGCGCGACGGTGTAGCCCAGCTCGTGCAGCTTCACCTGGATGCGCTCGGCCACCGCTCGCTGATCCGCCAGCGCCGCGTCGTACGCGAGCGTCACCTTGCGCGCCGTTCCCGTGGGCGGCGCCGCGGGCCGGGCCCTGGGACCCTGGGGCAGGAGCGCGGGAGGCAGCAGGTTCGCCATGGGCACGGCGGGGCCCTTCACGAACAGC is part of the Corallococcus soli genome and harbors:
- a CDS encoding ATP-binding protein, which gives rise to MRLRTRLALAFALLALVPLAVVVPLTLTRLRDTLSRELDARMTAATASAQESLERSASNARRAVEELVESPAMEDLVREARDRPLRAIQAGTAEGLMKSRGLTVLTLFDRNGTVLSSGHLPARRGDPDAVLFAVTKEKSPKPVPVRVDVRGNAGLRQVPALVTARPVDYGDVRLWAVGGVVLDDGLAQHLARLTQADVTLLSGAATVAHAGSAAPPTVERVLPLGDTASVRLTFSRAAAREAEEGVMRAFLLLAGLGLAFAALLGLLVSRWMTRPVEALTSGARRVAEGALDVQVAARASGEVGELVRTFNHMTSELKATTERLMATERIAAWQEVARRLAHEIKNPLTPIRMSLETLLAAHEARHPSFPALFKESAGVILEEVERLRRIVDEFSRFARLPKPQLAPVDLGELAQGVLSLYAAPPEGIHLLPALQTGVVARADRDQLTQVLVNLVKNAEEAMTGKGGSLRVRVKGTDADAVIEVEDDGPGIPAEHRARIFEPYFTTKDGGTGLGLAIAARILQEHGGRLEVGGEPGQGARFSVVLPRAS